tattttaatttaaattatgttcaAGAACGTCTCCAAATAAAACTGTCAACTGAAGCTAAGCTAATTAATCGCCTGCTTTTGTGTCCAGCTTGCCGCCCTTTTCGATAATCGATCCCAGATCCTTGAGCGACACCTCTCCTGTTCCTCTCTCCAGGGGCTGTGGCTGATTGGGACCGGGTTTCCAGCCTACAAAGTATATGATTTGAAAGGTTGCGGGTATGCCATTCTCGTTGGGTTTCGCATAGAGCTCTTGGTAGATGGCACTGGCTGCTAGCATCGTTTCCCGACTAAGATGAGCCGGTCGATTGAAGGCCGCATTGTTCTCCGCCATACCTTTGAGATCCCACATCAGTTCGAACATGCTGGGGTAGCCGATGACGAGTTCATCGGTGTCTATGGTCAGCATGGTGAAGCCGGCGCGATTCAGCAGGGATCCAATATCCCTGATCTGGGTGAAGGGCGAGATGTGCGGTGATATGCCACCTTTGCGCTCCAGCTCGGCCAGTTGGAGCGAGGAGCGCAACTCGTACAGAGTGTCTCCACCGAACATGGATGCTATGAAGACGCCATCCGGTTTCAAACTGCGCTTGATTCTGGCAAAGCAGCCGGGCAGATCATTCACCCAGTGCAGACTCAAGCTGGAGATGACCAGATCCAGTGAGTTGTCCTCAAACTGAAAGGGATTCTAATTTAAACTTGCGACTTTGGCATAAGCAGCTTAATTACCCACATCCAGATGCTCCTCGTCCTTCACTAGCTTCACCATTTTCAGACCCGGAGTGCCCTGTGCCTGCTCCAGCATTGTGGCACTGGTGTCCGTGAGCGTCAGCTGCTCCACACTCTCCGCCAGGATGTGTCTGGACAGATAGCCGCGACTGCATCCGATGTCCGC
This sequence is a window from Drosophila teissieri strain GT53w chromosome 2R, Prin_Dtei_1.1, whole genome shotgun sequence. Protein-coding genes within it:
- the LOC122613402 gene encoding arginine-hydroxylase NDUFAF5, mitochondrial isoform X2, whose amino-acid sequence is MWFEDNSLDLVISSLSLHWVNDLPGCFARIKRSLKPDGVFIASMFGGDTLYELRSSLQLAELERKGGISPHISPFTQIRDIGSLLNRAGFTMLTIDTDELVIGYPSMFELMWDLKGMAENNAAFNRPAHLSRETMLAASAIYQELYAKPNENGIPATFQIIYFVGWKPGPNQPQPLERGTGEVSLKDLGSIIEKGGKLDTKAGD
- the LOC122613402 gene encoding arginine-hydroxylase NDUFAF5, mitochondrial isoform X1: MLRKLTKLSTLKVRCELRALSSLSQTSQNIFDRNAKRLQKERAALSEDVGLYDYLKEEVGFRLADRVFDIKREFKAAADIGCSRGYLSRHILAESVEQLTLTDTSATMLEQAQGTPGLKMVKLVKDEEHLDFEDNSLDLVISSLSLHWVNDLPGCFARIKRSLKPDGVFIASMFGGDTLYELRSSLQLAELERKGGISPHISPFTQIRDIGSLLNRAGFTMLTIDTDELVIGYPSMFELMWDLKGMAENNAAFNRPAHLSRETMLAASAIYQELYAKPNENGIPATFQIIYFVGWKPGPNQPQPLERGTGEVSLKDLGSIIEKGGKLDTKAGD